The proteins below come from a single Candidatus Cloacimonadota bacterium genomic window:
- a CDS encoding D-glycerate dehydrogenase, translating to MPKPKIFITRNIPQPALDRLAEVFDISIHANDKAIGRQQLMEAVKDMDALLCLLTDSIDKELLEAAPRLICVSNLAVGFNNIDLEYANSRNIAVCNTPGVLTETTADLTWALLLACARRMVEADNYARSGRFEGWEPLLMLGVDVFSKTLGIIGMGRIGSAVARRAEGFGMKVLWFDPQVDPKTVSDKYERADLRHLCSSSDFISIHVPLTPDTHHLVNVELLSLMRPTAVLINTARGPIVDEEALIKALQDKKIAAAGLDVFENEPEIPAELLELENAVLLPHIGSASIETRTKMALMAAENAIAVIQGTEPPARVN from the coding sequence ATGCCCAAACCCAAGATTTTCATAACCCGCAATATCCCCCAGCCTGCTCTGGACAGGCTCGCGGAAGTTTTTGACATCAGCATCCACGCGAACGACAAAGCCATTGGCAGACAGCAGCTTATGGAGGCTGTAAAGGACATGGATGCCCTGCTTTGCCTGCTAACGGACAGCATTGACAAAGAACTGCTGGAGGCTGCCCCGCGGCTGATATGCGTATCCAATCTTGCCGTTGGCTTCAACAACATCGACCTGGAATACGCCAATAGCAGGAACATAGCTGTCTGCAACACCCCCGGCGTGCTCACAGAAACCACCGCCGACCTCACTTGGGCGCTGCTGCTCGCCTGCGCCAGACGCATGGTGGAGGCTGACAACTATGCCCGCTCAGGCCGTTTCGAAGGCTGGGAACCATTGCTGATGCTGGGAGTGGACGTTTTTTCCAAAACCCTTGGCATCATCGGCATGGGCCGCATCGGCAGCGCCGTGGCCCGCCGCGCCGAAGGTTTCGGGATGAAGGTGCTCTGGTTCGATCCCCAGGTCGATCCCAAAACTGTTTCCGACAAATACGAGCGCGCTGACCTCCGCCACCTCTGCTCCAGCTCCGATTTCATCAGCATCCACGTCCCCCTAACCCCCGACACCCATCATCTTGTCAACGTGGAACTGCTCTCCCTGATGCGGCCGACAGCCGTGCTGATAAACACTGCCCGGGGCCCGATCGTGGATGAGGAAGCGCTGATCAAGGCGTTGCAGGATAAAAAGATCGCCGCCGCCGGGCTGGACGTGTTTGAGAATGAGCCGGAAATCCCGGCTGAGCTTCTCGAGTTGGAAAACGCTGTCCTGTTGCCGCACATCGGCTCCGCCTCCATCGAAACCCGCACCAAAATGGCCCTCATGGCCGCGGAGAATGCCATCGCCGTGATCCAGGGAACGGAACCGCCCGCGCGGGTCAACTGA
- a CDS encoding methylaspartate mutase has product MQYDEKRLTRIVATDCGSTTTKAILIEWVDGEYRQTIRGEAPTTVEAPLNDVTKGVINATQELEELARLKYNNPNIRFMENGEFVIPRKGDVGVDAYVSTSSAGGGLQMMVTGVVASMTGESAERAALGAGAIVMDLIASNDKRMNHEKIERIRELRPDMILMAGGEDGGTVKHVVEMAELVSGADPKPRLGAGYKLPVIYAGNKEAQQHIKDSLADKVDLIVTDNIRPKLETENLGPARDKIHDLFMEHVMKQAPGYNKLMAWCQGPDHESVPIMPTPAAVGSIMQAIAKEENIEVVGVDIGGATTDVFSVFTEDFIFNRTVSANLGMSYSISNVLASAGLDNIMRWVPLDIDENYLRNMIKNKMIRPTTIPSLLEELVLEQAIAIEALRLAFEQHKEFASSLKGMQRQRDISEAFSQSTSGATIVNMMTLDLLVGSGGVLSHAPRRHQTVMLLINAFLPEGVTRLAVDSIFMMPHLGVLSEISTKAATEVFRKDCMVYLGSCVAPVGKSKVGKPALHARLELPDGKTWVEDIPFGEVRLIPCGVGEVAKATLRTHGGLVLDEHKSKELTIDLHGGIVGIVLDTRGRQPFVIPTDRAERIATLKKWMTDFKAYPDKILK; this is encoded by the coding sequence ATGCAATACGACGAAAAACGCCTGACCCGGATCGTGGCCACGGACTGCGGCAGCACGACCACCAAGGCAATTTTGATCGAATGGGTGGACGGCGAATATCGCCAAACCATCCGCGGCGAGGCACCCACAACTGTGGAGGCCCCGCTCAACGACGTTACAAAGGGCGTGATCAACGCCACTCAGGAATTGGAAGAGCTGGCCCGGCTCAAGTATAACAACCCCAATATCCGCTTCATGGAAAACGGTGAATTCGTGATTCCGCGAAAAGGCGACGTGGGCGTGGACGCCTATGTTTCCACCTCCTCGGCCGGCGGTGGACTGCAGATGATGGTCACCGGCGTGGTGGCATCCATGACAGGTGAAAGCGCCGAGCGAGCCGCCCTTGGCGCGGGCGCCATTGTTATGGACCTCATCGCCAGCAACGACAAACGCATGAACCACGAAAAGATTGAACGCATCCGCGAATTGCGTCCGGACATGATTCTCATGGCCGGGGGCGAGGACGGCGGCACTGTGAAGCACGTGGTGGAGATGGCGGAGCTCGTCAGCGGAGCTGATCCCAAGCCCCGTCTGGGTGCCGGTTACAAGCTGCCGGTGATATATGCCGGCAACAAGGAAGCCCAGCAGCACATCAAGGATTCCCTGGCCGACAAGGTTGACCTCATCGTCACCGATAACATCCGCCCAAAACTGGAAACCGAGAACCTCGGCCCCGCCCGAGACAAGATCCACGACCTTTTCATGGAGCACGTGATGAAACAGGCCCCGGGCTACAACAAGCTGATGGCTTGGTGCCAAGGCCCTGATCACGAAAGCGTTCCCATCATGCCCACCCCTGCGGCGGTTGGCAGCATCATGCAGGCTATCGCCAAAGAGGAAAACATTGAGGTGGTGGGTGTTGATATCGGCGGTGCCACCACGGACGTCTTTTCCGTCTTCACGGAGGATTTTATCTTCAACCGCACCGTGAGCGCCAACCTCGGCATGAGCTACAGCATATCAAACGTTCTGGCTTCCGCAGGCTTGGACAACATCATGCGCTGGGTTCCTCTGGACATAGATGAGAACTATCTGCGCAACATGATCAAGAACAAGATGATCCGGCCCACCACGATTCCCTCCCTGCTGGAGGAACTCGTTTTGGAACAGGCCATCGCGATCGAAGCTCTGCGCCTGGCTTTCGAGCAGCACAAAGAATTTGCCAGCAGCCTCAAAGGCATGCAGCGCCAGCGCGACATCTCCGAAGCCTTCAGCCAGTCAACTTCCGGCGCCACAATCGTGAACATGATGACCCTTGACCTCCTCGTGGGCAGCGGTGGTGTGCTTTCCCACGCTCCGCGCAGACATCAGACCGTGATGCTGCTCATCAACGCTTTCCTGCCGGAGGGCGTAACCCGCCTGGCGGTGGACAGCATCTTCATGATGCCGCATCTGGGCGTGCTCTCCGAGATCAGCACCAAAGCGGCCACCGAGGTGTTCCGCAAGGATTGCATGGTCTATCTGGGCTCCTGCGTGGCCCCGGTGGGCAAGAGCAAGGTGGGAAAACCCGCTCTCCACGCCAGACTCGAGCTTCCCGACGGCAAGACATGGGTTGAGGATATTCCTTTCGGCGAAGTCAGATTGATCCCCTGCGGCGTGGGCGAAGTGGCCAAAGCCACACTGAGAACCCACGGCGGCCTCGTCCTCGACGAGCACAAAAGCAAGGAACTCACAATCGATCTGCACGGCGGCATCGTCGGCATCGTTCTGGACACCCGCGGACGCCAGCCTTTCGTGATTCCCACCGACCGCGCCGAACGCATCGCCACCCTGAAGAAGTGGATGACCGATTTCAAGGCCTATCCTGATAAGATACTGAAGTAG